In the Prochlorococcus marinus str. MIT 9312 genome, TACTGTTCTCGGTTCTACTGGTTCAATAGGGACTCAGACTCTCGAAATAGCTAGTGAGCAGCCTGATAAGTTTAAAGCCGTAGCTCTTTCGGCAGGACGAAATATTACTTTATTAACTGAACAAGTTAAAACACATAAACCAGAAGTAGTTGCAATTGAGGATGAAAATCTTATAGAAGATTTAAAAGATAATATTAATAACTTAGATTTGGATAGTGCTCCCTTGGTTTTGGGTGGAAAGGAGGGGATTAACGCAGTTGCAGCTTGGGATAAGGCAGATACAGTTATAACCGGGATAGTAGGATGTGCAGGCTTAATTCCAACAATGTCAGCAATTAATGCGGGGAAAAATATTGCCCTTGCTAACAAAGAAACTTTAATTGCAGCAGGGCCAATTGTTATTCCTGCATTAAAGAAAAATAATAGTAGGCTTTTACCTGCTGATTCAGAACACTCTGCTATCTTTCAATGCTTACAAGGATTACCTAATTATGAAAATGCAGATTTTTCAACAGGAGTGATGCCTAAGGGTTTAAAAGCCATACATTTAACAGCTTCTGGTGGTGCTTTCAGAGATTGGCCCGTTGAGAATTTAAAGCATGTCACAGTGGAAGATGCGACTTCACATCCTAATTGGGATATGGGAAAAAAAATAACTGTAGATTCTGCAACTCTTATGAATAAAGGATTAGAAGTTATAGAAGCTCATTATTTATTTGGGACCTCTTACGAAAATATCGAAATAGTTATTCACCCTCAAAGTATTATTCATTCAATGATTGAGATGGAAGATTCTTCAGTATTAGCTCAATTAGGTTGGCCAGATATGAAGCTACCTATTTTATATGCGATGAGTTGGCCTGAAAGGTTTAAAACAAATTGGAAAAGATTAAACCTAAGTGAAATTGGAAAATTAACTTTTAAAGAGCCAGACGAGTTTAAATATCCATGCATGGGACTTGCTTATGCCGCAGGAAAATCTTCAGGGACTATGCCTGCAGTCTTAAATGCTGCTAACGAAATGGCTGTTGAACAATTCCTTAAAGAAAAAATTTCTTTTCAAGAAATTCCAACATTTATAAGTAAAGCTTGTGAATCACATATGGAGAATTTGAATTTGAGTCCCGAATTGGAGGATATTCTTGAAGTGGATAATTGGGCCAGAATTTTCGTTAAGCAAGAAATAAAAAAAGGGAAAAAATACGTAAGTATTTGATAAAAGTGAATATAAAAAAGGAATTAACTGACCAAACCTTTTTTAATACTATTAGATAACTCAAGTGTTTCTATTAGTGGGATTAGGAAGTAAGCGTCTCATTAATAACCAATATTATTTCTAGGGTTAGTTATGTAAATTATTAGATTTAAAATATAATTAGGAGGAAAATTTAATGGCTTCAAAAGTAGTAAAGTCATTCCTTGAGTCACGTTGAATCCTTTATCTTCTATTAATAAAAAAAAGGACCTCAAATATACATTGTAATGTAACTATATTGTCAATTATTAAATTGGTTAAAAGGTGTTGAATCAAAAACTAAGTATTTATTTTAAATTATAAAAATCTAGTATTAAGTTATTAATTTATAGAAAAATGGAAATAATTTTAAAAAGAGAAACTTCATTAGGTTTAGATTCCTATGATGACTTAGGTTTTAATTCCGAAGAGGAACTTGAATTAGAGATCTCAAGACTTACTAAATTAAGGCCTGAATTTGAAAATAATTGCTAGTAGTTCAGAACGTAAATGTTTTATTTAATATTCTAGATCTTTTAATTATTGGTTTCTTTTAATACTTGAAAACCATTTGCTCAATACCCATTAAAAAAGTCAGCCTGTATCCCTATTAGCTGACTTCCATGACGATGAAAGTTTTGAAAACTATACGAATGTATTTGTTGTTGTGATGCTTAAAACAACCGCAACAAAGAATATGTAAGGAACCAACTTAAGGGGTACATATCCTTGTTTTTTAGATATAAAATCCATTTATACAAACCCCGGAATAATTTGTCCTGTTGTTAGATATGCGCCAATAAGGGCAATAAAGCCAATCATCGCAAATCTACCATTGAGCTTCTCAGCTACAATTTTTTCCTTCTCAACTGTTTTTGTTTCGTTCATTTGCTTGGTTGGTTGTTTAGCTAAGACGCTTCCTAATGCAATCTTGAAACAAATCTAATAATGGAAAATTATAATCGTGAGTATAATTACTTACCCTCATACCCTCTATAAGCTGAACTTATAAAACTAACTTTTAAAGATTTAAGAACTTACTTTAATTGTTGAAATAGAATTTTTAACAGGTTATTGAACCATCCCTTAGAATTATCCTAAAGCAGTATGGGAAAGATTTTTAAAAATGGGGAAAGAGATTCATAAACACCTTCTACTATGCGCAACACCCACAAAACAAAAATGCTTTAAAAGCAATGAAGGTCAAAAAACATGGGAATCTCTAAAAAAGACCTTAAAAAAATTTGAGAATGATCCCTCTACTAAAAACTTTCATATTTTGAGATCAAAAGCTGACTGTTTAAGAATATGCAAAAATGGGCCAATTCTTCTGGTTTGGCCTGATGGTATTTGGTATGAGAAAGTTTCTCCAGAAAAAATCTCAGAAATTTTTACCTCACATATTATTAAAGGTAAGCCAATCGAAAAGTGGATTTTTAAAAAAACACCATTTTTAAATAGTCCTAGATACTCATAAACCAATTCTTTACGGCTTCGTCTGACCAGCAGCCGTTAATCGAGTGAAAACCATTATGGCCACCCTTTTTAGTTATAAAAATAGTGAATTTATCAATAGATTCTTTTCTTAAACTCAAAGTAGCCTTATATGGAACCCAAGGATCATCCTTGGCATGAATAAAAAGTATTTGAGGTAATTTTTTTATTAATTTCTGGATTCTAAATATTGGAGAAGCTTTAACATAATAATCTTCTAAAGAATTAAATCCCCAACTAGGAGCTGTAAATTTCTGATCAAATTCCCTTATACTTTTTAAACTTCTAATTTTTTTTCTTAATTTCTCGTTATTAAGAATTTTGCCTTCATCATTATATCCATCCCATAACTGATTTTTTAAGCGGTGAAGTAACCATTTTTGGTAGACAGAATTTCTAGGTTTTTCAATACAGAGGCTGCATGATGACAAATCTAAAGGACTACTTACGCAGGCTAAGCCATCTAAAAGTTTTTCTCCATTGTTTTCATCGTAATCTAGGCAAGCATTTAAAAGAATTGTGCCACCTAATGATAATCCCACGCCGTATATTGGAAGTTTATTATTCCTTTTAATTTGATCTTTGAACTCTAAATTAATTAATTTTTTAAAATATTTAATTGCTGAAATAACATCACTAGAGCATTTAGCGCAATAATTTCCTTTAGCCAAATATCTCGCAGGCCCAGATCCTCTTAGATTTAATTTAAGAACTCCGAAACCATTTTTTGCTAATTTCCTAGAGATTCTTCTTAAACCAAAACGTTTAGTTGAGCCCCCTAACCCATGTGTAACGATAACAAAACCCCTTAATGAGCTTAAGTTTTCAGGTAATTCTAGAAATCCCAAAAGATAATCACATTCAAATTTATCAGAAAGAATTTTATTAATCGGAAAGCATATTTTTATATTTTTTTTTGATTTACCAAAATCAATAACAAAGGTATCTCTCAAAGTTTGTAAGTCGCCACCTATCCAAGGTAAGACTTCTTGAAATGGCCTATTTTTTAAGTAATCTGAAAAACTAGAAGATATACTATTATTTCTCCCCAACTCCAAGATCCTTTAACTCTCCAATAAGATCATTCAAGACCTTCTTTGCATCACCAAAGACCATCGAAGTATTTGGCAGATCAAATAAATCATTTTTTATTCCGGAGTAACCTGCACTCATACCTCTTTTAATTACGAATACCGTTCTTGCTTCCTGCACATCGAGCACTGGCATGCCGTATAAAGGAGAAGAACTATCATTTTTCGCCTGAGGATTAACTACATCATTTGCTCCTAAAACCAACACAACATCCGTTGCTGGAAAATCAGGATTTACAACATCCATTTCTTTAAGTTGTTCGTAAGGAACATCTGCTTCTGCTAGGAGTACATTCATATGACCTGGCATCCTGCCCGCTACAGGATGTATTGCATAGGCAACTTCAATACCATTTTGCTCTAGTTTTTTTGTTACCTCCCTTAATGTATGTTGGGCTTGAGCTACTGCGAGACCATAACCAGGAACAATGATTACCTTGTTGGCAGCCTCTAAAGTCAATGCACATTCTTCAACACTACAAGAA is a window encoding:
- a CDS encoding 1-deoxy-D-xylulose-5-phosphate reductoisomerase, whose product is MKYITVLGSTGSIGTQTLEIASEQPDKFKAVALSAGRNITLLTEQVKTHKPEVVAIEDENLIEDLKDNINNLDLDSAPLVLGGKEGINAVAAWDKADTVITGIVGCAGLIPTMSAINAGKNIALANKETLIAAGPIVIPALKKNNSRLLPADSEHSAIFQCLQGLPNYENADFSTGVMPKGLKAIHLTASGGAFRDWPVENLKHVTVEDATSHPNWDMGKKITVDSATLMNKGLEVIEAHYLFGTSYENIEIVIHPQSIIHSMIEMEDSSVLAQLGWPDMKLPILYAMSWPERFKTNWKRLNLSEIGKLTFKEPDEFKYPCMGLAYAAGKSSGTMPAVLNAANEMAVEQFLKEKISFQEIPTFISKACESHMENLNLSPELEDILEVDNWARIFVKQEIKKGKKYVSI
- a CDS encoding high light inducible protein produces the protein MNETKTVEKEKIVAEKLNGRFAMIGFIALIGAYLTTGQIIPGFV
- a CDS encoding (2Fe-2S) ferredoxin domain-containing protein, producing the protein MGKEIHKHLLLCATPTKQKCFKSNEGQKTWESLKKTLKKFENDPSTKNFHILRSKADCLRICKNGPILLVWPDGIWYEKVSPEKISEIFTSHIIKGKPIEKWIFKKTPFLNSPRYS
- a CDS encoding YheT family hydrolase, producing the protein MELGRNNSISSSFSDYLKNRPFQEVLPWIGGDLQTLRDTFVIDFGKSKKNIKICFPINKILSDKFECDYLLGFLELPENLSSLRGFVIVTHGLGGSTKRFGLRRISRKLAKNGFGVLKLNLRGSGPARYLAKGNYCAKCSSDVISAIKYFKKLINLEFKDQIKRNNKLPIYGVGLSLGGTILLNACLDYDENNGEKLLDGLACVSSPLDLSSCSLCIEKPRNSVYQKWLLHRLKNQLWDGYNDEGKILNNEKLRKKIRSLKSIREFDQKFTAPSWGFNSLEDYYVKASPIFRIQKLIKKLPQILFIHAKDDPWVPYKATLSLRKESIDKFTIFITKKGGHNGFHSINGCWSDEAVKNWFMSI